The following coding sequences are from one Triticum aestivum cultivar Chinese Spring chromosome 5A, IWGSC CS RefSeq v2.1, whole genome shotgun sequence window:
- the LOC123102453 gene encoding protein IMPAIRED IN BABA-INDUCED STERILITY 1, which yields MGCAVSKGASLGSPGYEVSSAASGYEVVSGSASASASATIWSRPVRLEALDLGGDGEGDEDKGARGNAVGGTARPGNLHRYIESEQAAAGWPAWLSAVAAEAVQGWVPLKAENFEKLEKIGQGTYSSVFRARSLETGRLVALKKVRFDSVEPESVRFMAREIIVLRRLQGHPNVIGLHGLITSRSSACIYLVFEYMEHDLAGLASSPDLSFSEPQIKCYMRQLLAGLEHCHARGVMHRDIKCANLLVSSDGVLKVADFGLANVFSTSPTQQPLTSRVVTLWYRPPELLLGATAYDPSVDLWSAGCVFAELHARRPVLQGRTEVEQIHKIFKLCGSPPDAYWRRAGMTSNASVFRPQAPYESRLAETFGSAMPDAAFRLLGALLSVEPAARGTASTALASDYFSTEPYACEPSSLPKCAPNKEMDAKFREDSRRRNNAPPPAKRLSRAHKSMQDTSQRHHSHVHAEESLPLEADGGLRPEPETVSNDAPQPEPPCTRQMPGSCQEEEDAPAPAPTRLPDNLALSGGPVQLAASTGFAWAKKPRVPDAATTKRSAPRGPRSTITDGGDAASARTTAGATTGPYEAEKQEMIKQWAQVAEAFTSSEAYNSRSTREPLDAKQLKTSKKHKGKMKRVDYSGPLLSEPRHVDELLQSHEQRIRRAGRRRTWFHKGNKKEQQH from the exons ATGGGGTGCGCCGTGTCCAAGGGGGCGTCGCTAGGGTCGCCGGGGTACGAGGTGTCGTCGGCGGCGTCGGGGTACGAGGTGGTGTCCGGGAGCGCGTCCGCGTCGGCGTCCGCGACGATATGGAGCAGGCCTGTGCGGCTGGAGGCGCTTGATCTTGGCGGGGATGGGGAGGGTGACGAGGACAAGGGCGCGCGCGGCAACGCCGTCGGTGGCACGGCGCGACCGGGGAACCTGCACCGCTACATCGAGTCCGAGCAGGCGGCGGCCGGGTGGCCGGCGTGGCTCAGCGCCGTGGCCGCCGAGGCCGTGCAGGGCTGGGTCCCCCTCAAGGCCGAGAACTTCGAGAAGCTCGAGAAG ATCGGGCAGGGCACGTACAGCAGCGTGTTCCGCGCGCGGAGCCTCGAGACAGGCCGCCTGGTGGCGCTCAAGAAGGTGCGGTTCGACAGCGTGGAGCCGGAGAGCGTGCGCTTCATGGCGCGGGAGATCATCGTCCTCCGCCGGCTGCAGGGCCACCCCAACGTGATCGGCCTCCATGGCCTCATCACCTCCCGCTCCTCCGCCTGCATCTACCTCGTCTTCGAGTACATGGAGCACGACCTCGCCGGACTCGcctcctcccccgacctctccttctccgagccCCAG ATCAAGTGCTACATGCGGCAGCTGCTGGCGGGGCTGGAGCACTGCCACGCGCGCGGGGTGATGCACCGGGACATCAAGTGCGCCAACCTGCTGGTGAGCAGCGACGGCGTGCTCAAGGTCGCCGACTTCGGCCTCGCCAACGTGTTCTCCACCTCGCCGACGCAGCAGCCGCTCACCAGCCGCGTCGTCACGCTCTGGTACCGCCCGCCGGAGCTCCTCCTGGGCGCCACCGCCTACGACCCCTCCGTCGACCTCTGGAGCGCCGGCTGCGTCTTCGCCGAGCTGcacgcgcgccgccccgtcctccaggGCCGCACCGAGGTCGAGCAGATCCACAAGATCTTCAAGCTCTGCGGCTCGCCGCCCGACGCCTACTGGCGCCGCGCCGGGATGACGTCCAACGCCTCCGTCTTCCGCCCGCAGGCCCCCTACGAGAGCCGCCTCGCGGAGACCTTCGGCTCCGCCATGCCCGACGCCGCCTTCCGCCTCCTCGGCGCCCTCCTCTCAGTCGAGCCCGCGGCCCGCGGCACAGCCTCCACCGCCCTCGCCTCCGACTACTTCTCCACGGAGCCGTACGCATGCGAGCCGTCAAGCCTGCCTAAGTGCGCGCCAAACAAGGAGATGGACGCCAAGTTCCGGGAAGACTCCAGGAGGAGGAACAACGCGCCGCCGCCGGCGAAGCGGCTGTCGAGGGCGCACAAGAGCATGCAGGACACCAGCCAGAGGCATCACAGCCACGTCCACGCCGAGGAGTCGCTCCCCCTGGAAGCCGACGGCGGCCTGCGGCCCGAGCCGGAGACCGTTAGCAACGATGCCCCGCAGCCGGAGCCGCCGTGCACTAGGCAGATGCCCGGCAGCtgccaggaggaggaggacgcgccggcgccggcgccgacgcGGCTCCCCGACAACCTCGCTCTCTCTGGCGGCCCCGTGCAGCTCGCCGCGTCCACCGGTTTCGCCTGGGCCAAGAAGCCCAGGGTGCCCGACGCGGCGACGACCAAGAGGAGCGCTCCCAGGGGACCAAGAAGTACCATCACCGACGGAGGCGACGCCGCAAGCGCAAGAACGACGGCCGGCGCCACCACAGGTCCATACGAGGCGGAGAAGCAGGAGATGATCAAGCAGTGGGCGCAGGTCGCAGAGGCGTTCACCTCATCCGAGGCCTACAACAGCAGGTCCACCAGGGAGCCATTGGACGCCAAGCAGCTCAAGACCAGCAAG AAGCACAAGGGGAAGATGAAGAGGGTGGACTACTCAGGGCCGTTGCTGTCGGAGCCACGCCACGTCGACGAGCTCCTGCAGAGCCACGAGCAGCGGATCCGGCGAGCCGGCCGCCGCCGGACGTGGTTCCACAAAG GAAACAAGAAGGAGCAGCAGCACTGA